The following proteins are encoded in a genomic region of Eriocheir sinensis breed Jianghai 21 chromosome 2, ASM2467909v1, whole genome shotgun sequence:
- the LOC127001125 gene encoding uncharacterized protein LOC127001125 gives MLLQQNPNLRGTLVKNETGSPFSFKLETAANRTTAKPTWVPRQSGERADFIAQELGLVSTSTTIPSTELHLLDDKMIDWGQNDSGVYLNGFVSHVEDSVCDPPTGTLTAAIFDAQLDLEMGLGDMLQLPSPPGSPSIPPSMTVMMNSVLPSERPFSPSEFLHKPAPSPQPQLWDSDISPEENKTIDEILTSASDEVKWDYSLIDLELFSQDGPDTLECLVQECGIEEETKEKGNFHLEENGHDILPTATTQQAVTAPQPPRHKRDSVGPVRIRKERRVSRRPARFRDNVHLDEDMDTLTATEASASVDSLASTSDTTPTGRNCVEELSYEEKYIRSRQQNNLASKRCREKRKAKYQEMGEELKTLEERNNILKDKVAKLTSLRDQFKKFVNEAFIRTMTGNKTHGDMVNIL, from the exons ATGCTGCTCCAGCAGAACCCCAATCTGAGGGGGACCCTCGTAAAAAACGAGACTGGGTCTCCCTTCAGCTTCAAACTGGAAACTGCTGCAAACAGGACCACTGCCAAG CCTACATGGGTGCCCAGGCAGAGTGGAGAAAGGGCCGACTTCATTGCTCAGGAACTGGGCTTGGTATCTACCTCTACCACCATCCCTTCGACTGAACTGCACCTTCTAGATGACA AGATGATTGACTGGGGTCAGAATGACAGTGGTGTCTACCTCAATGGTTTTGTAAGCCATGTTGAAGACTCCGTTTGTGATCCTCCAACAGGCACCTTAACTGCTGCGATTTTTGATGCGCAGCTTGACTTGGAAATGGGACTGGGTGATATGTTGCAGTTGCCCTCTCCTCCAGGGTCACCATCCATACCCCCAAGCATGACTGTCATGATGAACAGTGTCCTTCCCTCTGAGcggcccttctctccctcagaATTCCTCCACAAACCAGCACCATCACCTCAGCCTCAGCTGTGGGACAGTGACATCTCACCAGAGGAGAACAAGACTATTGATGAGATATTAACAAGTGCCTCAGATGAAGTGAAGTGGGACTACAGTCTGATTGACTTGGAGCTGTTCAGTCAAGATGGGCCAGACACACTGGAGTGTTTGGTGCAGGAGTGTGGCAttgaggaggag ACTAAGGAGAAAGGCAACTTCCATCTTGAAGAAAATGGGCATGACATCTTGCCCACTGCCACAACCCAACAGGCTGTCACTGCACCCCAGCCACCAAGGCACAAGAGGGATAGTGTGGGGCCAGTGAGGATTCGAAAGGAGAGAAGAGTCAGCAGGAGGCCAGCTAGATTTAGGGATAATGTTCATTTGGATGAAGATATGGATACACTGACCGCCACTGAAGCCTCGGCAAGTGTCGATTCACTGGCATCCACATCTGACACCACCCCAACAGGAAGAAATTGCGTTGAAGAGCTGTCCTACGAGGAAAAGTACATTAGGTCACGCCAGCAGAACAACTTAGCCTCCAAGCGCtgcagagagaagaggaaagcaaagtACCAGGAAATGGGCGAGGAACTGAAGACACTTGAGGAAAGAAACAACATCCTCAAAGACAAGGTGGCTAAGCTGACATCATTACGGGACCAATTCAAAAAGTTTGTTAATGAGGCCTTTATTAGAACAATGACAGGGAATAAAACACATGGTGATATGGTTAATATTTTATAA